NNNNNNNNNNNNNNNNNNNNNNNNNNNNNNNNNNNNNNNNNNNNNNNNNNNNNNNNNNNNNNNNNNNNNNNNNNNNNNNNNNNNNNNNNNNNNNNNNNNNNNNNNNNNNNNNNNNNNNNNNNNNNNNNNNNNNNNNNNNNNNNNNNNNNNNNNNNNNNNNNNNNNNNNNNNNNNNNNNNNNNNNNNNNNNNNNNNNNNNNNNNNNNNNNNNNNNNNNNNNNNNNNNNNNNNNNNNNNNNNNNNNNNNNNNNNNNNNNNNNNNNNNNNNNNNNNNNNNNNNNNNNNNNNNNNNNNNNNNNNNNNNNNNNNNNNNNNNNNNNNNNNNNNNNNNNNNNNNNNNNNNNNNNNNNNNNNNNNNNNNNNNNNNNNNNNNNNNNNNNNNNNNNNNNNNNNNNNNNNNNNNNNNNNNNNNNNNNNNNNNNNNNNNNNNNNNNNNNNNNNNNNNNNNNNNNNNNNNNNNNNNNNNNNNNNNNNNNNNNNNNNNNNNNNNNNNNNNNNNNNNNNNNNNNNNNNNNNNNNNNNNNNNNNNNNNNNNNNNNNNNNNNNNNNNNNNNNNNNNNNNNNNNNNNNNNNNNNNNNNNNNNNNNNNNNNNNNNNNNNNNNNNNNNNNNNNNNNNNNNNNNNNNNNNNNNNNNNNNNNNNNNNNNNNNNNNNNNNNNNNNNNNNNNNNNNNNNNNNNNNNNNNNNNNNNNNNNNNNNNNNNNNNNNNNNNNNNNNNNNNNNNNNNNNNNNNNNNNNNNNNNNNNNNNNNNNNNNNNNNNNNNNNNNNNNNNNNNNNNNNNNNNNNNNNNNNNNNNNNNNNNNNNNNNNNNNNNNNNNNNNNNNNNNNNNNNNNNNNNNNNNNNNNNNNNNNNNNNNNNNNNNNNNNNNNNNNNNNNNNNNNNNNNNNNNNNNNNNNNNNNNNNNNNNNNNNNNNNNNNNNNNNNNNNNNNNNNNNNNNNNNNNNNNNNNNNNNNNNNNNNNNNNNNNNNNNNNNNNNNNNNNNNNNNNNNNNNNNNNNNNNNNNNNNNNNNNNNNNNNNNNNNNNNNNNNNNNNNNNNNNNNNNNNNNNNNNNNNNNNNNNNNNNNNNNNNNNNNNNNNNNNNNNNNNNNNNNNNNNNNNNNNNNNNNNNNNNNNNNNNNNNNNNNNNNNNNNNNNNNNNNNNNNNNNNNNNNNNNNNNNNNNNNNNNNNNNNNNNNNNNNNNNNNNNNNNNNNNNNNNNNNNNNNNNNNNNNNNNNNNNNNNNNNNNNNNNNNNNNNNNNNNNNNNNNNNNNNNNNNNNNNNNNNNNNNNNNNNNNNNNNNNNNNNNNNNNNNNNNNNNNNNNNNNNNNNNNNNNNNNNNNNNNNNNNNNNNNNNNNNNNNNNNNNNNNNNNNNNNNNNNNNNNNNNNNNNNNNNNNNNNNNNNNNNNNNNNNNNNNNNNNNNNNNNNNNNNNNNNNNNNNNNNNNNNNNNNNNNNNNNNNNNNNNNNNNNNNNNNNNNNNNNNNNNNNNNNNNNNNNNNNNNNNNNNNNNNNNNNNNNNNNNNNNNNNNNNNNNNNNNNNNNNNNNNNNNNNNNNNNNNNNNNNNNNNNNNNNNNNNNNNNNNNNNNNNNNNNNNNNNNNNNNNNNNNNNNNNNNNNNNNNNNNNNNNNNNNNNNNNNNNNNNNNNNNNNNNNNNNNNNNNNNNNNNNNNNNNNNNNNNNNNNNNNNNNNNNNNNNNNNNNNNNNNNNNNNNNNNNNNNNNNNNNNNNNNNNNNNNNNNNNNNNNNNNNNNNNNNNNNNNNNNNNNNNNNNNNNNNNNNNNNNNNNNNNNNNNNNNNNNNNNNNNNNNNNNNNNNNNNNNNNNNNNNNNNNNNNNNNNNNNNNNNNNNNNNNNNNNNNNNNNNNNNNNNNNNNNNNNNNNNNNNNNNNNNNNNNNNNNNNNNNNNNNNNNNNNNNNNNNNNNNNNNNNNNNNNNNNNNNNNNNNNNNNNNNNNNNNNNNNNNNNNNNNNNNNNNNNNNNNNNNNNNNNNNNNNNNNNNNNNNNNNNNNNNNNNNNNNNNNNNNNNNNNNNNNNNNNNNNNNNNNNNNNNNNNNNNNNNNNNNNNNNNNNNNNNNNNNNNNNNNNNNNNNNNNNNNNNNNNNNNNNNNNNNNNNNNNNNNNNNNNNNNNNNNNNNNNNNNNNNNNNNNNNNNNNNNNNNNNNNNNNNNNNNNNNNNNNNNNNNNNNNNNNNNNNNNNNNNNNNNNNNNNNNNNNNNNNNNNNNNNNNNNNNNNNNNNNNNNNNNNNNNNNNNNNNNNNNNNNNNNNNNNNNNNNNNNNNNNNNNNNNNNNNNNNNNNNNNNNNNNNNNNNNNNNNNNNNNNNNNNNNNNNNNNNNNNNNNNNNNNNNNNNNNNNNNNNNNNNNNNNNNNNNNNNNNNNNNNNNNNNNNNNNNNNNNNNNNNNNNNNNNNNNNNNNNNNNNNNNNNNNNNNNNNNNNNNNNNNNNNNNNNNNNNNNNNNNNNNNNNNNNNNNNNNNNNNNNNNNNNNNNNNNNNNNNNNNNNNNNNNNNNNNNNNNNNNNNNNNNNNNNNNNNNNNNNNNNNNNNNNNNNNNNNNNNNNNNNNNNNNNNNNNNNNNNNNNNNNNNNNNNNNNNNNNNNNNNNNNNNNNNNNNNNNNNNNNNNNNNNNNNNNNNNNNNNNNNNNNNNNNNNNNNNNNNNNNNNNNNNNNNNNNNNNNNNNNNNNNNNNNNNNNNNNNNNNNNNNNNNNNNNNNNNNNNNNNNNNNNNNNNNNNNNNNNNNNNNNNNNNNNNNNNNNNNNNNNNNNNNNNNNNNNNNNNNNNNNNNNNNNNNNNNNNNNNNNNNNNNNNNNNNNNNNNNNNNNNNNNNNNNNNNNNNNNNNNNNNNNNNNNNNNNNNNNNNNNNNNNNNNNNNNNNNNNNNNNNNNNNNNNNNNNNNNNNNNNNNNNNNNNNNNNNNNNNNNNNNNNNNNNNNNNNNNNNNNNNNNNNNNNNNNNNNNNNNNNNNNNNNNNNNNNNNNNNNNNNNNNNNNNNNNNNNNNNNNNNNNNNNNNNNNNNNNNNNNNNNNNNNNNNNNNNNNNNNNNNNNNNNNNNNNNNNNNNNNNNNNNNNNNNNNNNNNNNNNNNNNNNNNNNNNNNNNNNNNNNNNNNNNNNNNNNNNNNNNNNNNNNNNNNNNNNNNNNNNNNNNNNNNNNNNNNNNNNNNNNNNNNNNNNNNNNNNNNNNNNNNNNNNNNNNNNNNNNNNNNNNNNNNNNNNNNNNNNNNNNNNNNNNNNNNNNNNNNNNNNNNNNNNNNNNNNNNNNNNNNNNNNNNNNNNNNNNNNNNNNNNNNNNNNNNNNNNNNNNNNNNNNNNNNNNNNNNNNNNNNNNNNNNNNNNNNNNNNNNNNNNNNNNNNNNNNNNNNNNNNNNNNNNNNNNNNNNNNNNNNNNNNNNNNNNNNNNNNNNNNNNNNNNNNNNNNNNNNNNNNNNNNNNNNNNNNNNNNNNNNNNNNNNNNNNNNNNNNNNNNNNNNNNNNNNNNNNNNNNNNNNNNNNNNNNNNNNNNNNNNNNNNNNNNNNNNNNNNNNNNNNNNNNNNNNNNNNNNNNNNNNNNNNNNNNNNNNNNNNNNNNNNNNNNNNNNNNNNNNNNNNNNNNNNNNNNNNNNNNNNNNNNNNNNNNNNNNNNNNNNNNNNNNNNNNNNNNNNNNNNNNNNNNNNNNNNNNNNNNNNNNNNNNNNNNNNNNNNNNNNNNNNNNNNNNNNNNNNNNNNNNNNNNNNNNNNNNNNNNNNNNNNNNNNNNNNNNNNNNNNNNNNNNNNNNNNNNNNNNNNNNNNNNNNNNNNNNNNNNNNNNNNNNNNNNNNNNNNNNNNNNNNNNNNNNNNNNNNNNNNNNNNNNNNNNNNNNNNNNNNNNNNNNNNNNNNNNNNNNNNNNNNNNNNNNNNNNNNNNNNNNNNNNNNNNNNNNNNNNNNNNNNNNNNNNNNNNNNNNNNNNNNNNNNNNNNNNNNNNNNNNNNNNNNNNNNNNNNNNNNNNNNNNNNNNNNNNNNNNNNNNNNNNNNNNNNNNNNNNNNNNNNNNNNNNNNNNNNNNNNNNNNNNNNNNNNNNNNNNNNNNNNNNNNNNNNNNNNNNNNNNNNNNNNNNNNNNNNNNNNNNNNNNNNNNNNNNNNNNNNNNNNNNNNNNNNNNNNNNNNNNNNNNNNNNNNNNNNNNNNNNNNNNNNNNNNNNNNNNNNNNNNNNNNNNNNNNNNNNNNNNNNNNNNNNNNNNNNNNNNNNNNNNNNNNNNNNNNNNNNNNNNNNNNNNNNNNNNNNNNNNNNNNNNNNNNNNNNNNNNNNNNNNNNNNNNNNNNNNNNNNNNNNNNNNNNNNNNNNNNNNNNNNNNNNNNNNNNNNNNNNNNNNNNNNNNNNNNNNNNNNNNNNNNNNNNNNNNNNNNNNNNNNNNNNNNNNNNNNNNNNNNNNNNNNNNNNNNNNNNNNNNNNNNNNNNNNNNNNNNNNNNNNNNNNNNNNNNNNNNNNNNNNNNNNNNNNNNNNNNNNNNNNNNNNNNNNNNNNNNNNNNNNNNNNNNNNNNNNNNNNNNNNNNNNNNNNNNNNNNNNNNNNNNNNNNNNNNNNNNNNNNNNNNNNNNNNNNNNNNNNNNNNNNNNNNNNNNNNNNNNNNNNNNNNNNNNNNNNNNNNNNNNNNNNNNNNNNNNNNNNNNNNNNNNNNNNNNNNNNNNNNNNNNNNNNNNNNNNNNNNNNNNNNNNNNNNNNNNNNNNNNNNNNNNNNNNNNNNNNNNNNNNNNNNNNNNNNNNNNNNNNNNNNNNNNNNNNNNNNNNNNNNNNNNNNNNNNNNNNNNNNNNNNNNNNNNNNNNNNNNNNNNNNNNNNNNNNNNNNNNNNNNNNNNNNNNNNNNNNNNNNNNNNNNNNNNNNNNNNNNNNNNNNNNNNNNNNNNNNNNNNNNNNNNNNNNNNNNNNNNNNNNNNNNNNNNNNNNNNNNNNNNNNNNNNNNNNNNNNNNNNNNNNNNNNNNNNNNNNNNNNNNNNNNNNNNNNNNNNNNNNNNNNNNNNNNNNNNNNNNNNNNNNNNNNNNNNNNNNNNNNNNNNNNNNNNNNNNNNNNNNNNNNNNNNNNNNNNNNNNNNNNNNNNNNNNNNNNNNNNNNNNNNNNNNNNNNNNNNNNNNNNNNNNNNNNNNNNNNNNNNNNNNNNNNNNNNNNNNNNNNNNNNNNNNNNNNNNNNNNNNNNNNNNNNNNNNNNNNNNNNNNNNNNNNNNNNNNNNNNNNNNNNNNNNNNNNNNNNNNNNNNNNNNNNNNNNNNNNNNNNNNNNNNNNNNNNNNNNNNNNNNNNNNNNNNNNNNNNNNNNNNNNNNNNNNNNNNNNNNNNNNNNNNNNNNNNNNNNNNNNNNNNNNNNNNNNNNNNNNNNNNNNNNNNNNNNNNNNNNNNNNNNNNNNNNNNNNNNNNNNNNNNNNNNNNNNNNNNNNNNNNNNNNNNNNNNNNNNNNNNNNNNNNNNNNNNNNNNNNNNNNNNNNNNNNNNNNNNNNNNNNNNNNNNNNNNNNNNNNNNNNNNNNNNNNNNNNNNNNNNNNNNNNNNNNNNNNNNNNNNNNNNNNNNNNNNNNNNNNNNNNNNNNNNNNNNNNNNNNNNNNNNNNNNNNNNNNNNNNNNNNNNNNNNNNNNNNNNNNNNNNNNNNNNNNNNNNNNNNNNNNNNNNNNNNNNNNNNNNNNNNNNNNNNNNNNNNNNNNNNNNNNNNNNNNNNNNNNNNNNNNNNNNNNNNNNNNNNNNNNNNNNNNNNNNNNNNNNNNNNNNNNNNNNNNNNNNNNNNNNNNNNNNNNNNNNNNNNNNNNNNNNNNNNNNNNNNNNNNNNNNNNNNNNNNNNNNNNNNNNNNNNNNNNNNNNNNNNNNNNNNNNNNNNNNNNNNNNNNNNNNNNNNNNNNNNNNNNNNNNNNNNNNNNNNNNNNNNNNNNNNNNNNNNNNNNNNNNNNNNNNNNNNNNNNNNNNNNNNNNNNNNNNNNNNNNNNNNNNNNNNNNNNNNNNNNNNNNNNNNNNNNNNNNNNNNNNNNNNNNNNNNNNNNNNNNNNNNNNNNNNNNNNNNNNNNNNNNNNNNGTCTTGCAGAGCATAACGGAAGGCAGCATAGCGCGAGTGAGGGAAAACATTGATAAGAAGGAACAGGAGAAACGAGATTACAGTCgaaatttttttcatgaaatacTCAATGAAGTACAGAAAGGTGTGAACTCTGTCCCCAGAAATGCAAAATGGACTTTTAACAGAGAGTACAGAATAGATTTGTCTCTGTATctgtgcagaacagcagcagaaaggtttAAAGCCATGCACGAAGCATTCCAAAAGGCAAATGACCCAGTTGTGTACCTGCACAGCAAGAGAGAAGATTTCTTCCAGTGTTTCCAGATTTCCTGCCAAGGAGCCAGTTCAATTACAacttttgctcttttcctttgtgACAAGATTCAACCAGCTCTTCGCCAGGCAGTCTTTGAGAGCATAGCTAAAGATGTTGCTGAGGACATGAAGAGCAAATTCCCAGACTTCAGAGGCAACAGAGCCAATCTGGAAGTTTGCATCCTGAGATACCTGGCAGAACAAGAAAATTTTGAGTATTTCAAGCAGTACCTTACATCTCCATCAGAGCAACAGAGCCAATCTGGAAGTTTGCATCCTGAGATACCTGGCAATCAGTTCTTAGCAAGGCAGTCTTTGAGAGGACTGCTAAAGACATTGCTGAGGATGTGAAGCTCAAATTCCCAGACTTTCAGAGCAACAGAGCCAATCTGGAAGTTTGCATCCTGAGATACCTGGCAGAACAAGAAAATTTTGAGTATTTCAAGCAGTACCTTACATCTCCTAAGCAGTTTTTTCAGAGTTACATTGAGAAACAAGTTAAGAGTcacaaaggaattttttcagaaatacattgGGATACGAGTCCAGAGTTACTGTTCAGATGGGAATAGGATGCTGAAGAAGTTTTTAGATTCTTCCCTTAATCGTCTCTACCGCAGCATCCTTTCAGCCGTTTCTTTATCAACCCAAATTgtcaaagacagaaaagacagaTTATCAACCCAAATTGTCAAAGacagagaagacagagaagATAAAATCTCTCTCTGGCTGGATGAATTTTGCAGGGAATTGGCAGAGGTGATCAACTTGCCCAGAAGTGACCTGAAGGCCATCGAGCATCAGGAGGTCACAGACATTGAGTTCCTGAGCAGTGTCATGGCAGAAGGTCTGGCTGCTGTGAAGGACAGGATCAAGGCAGAATTTACTGATGCGGACTTGAGCTCATTTTCAAGGCAGCCTCACACCATCCTGGCAGAGCATTTTTcggggtgctgggagcagtgtcCCTTTTGTGGGGCTGTCTGCACAAACACCATGCGGGATCATGATGGAGACCATCAGCTGGTCTTCCATCGCCCACAGGCTTTAAGAGAATTCACATGGTAtaagccttttttatttttttggatgTATAATTCACACGAATTGGTTATTGATATTTGTTCCAGTTCTGTTGCAAGTAACTGCAAATTCAGATTTCGTAATGGCCCATGGATTCCTTTCAGAAAATACCGTGATGCTGGACCTCCTGTTTCCAATTGGAGGATTCTTCCAGATTCATCCATGCAGGCGTACTGGAAATGGTTTGTGTCTCGTttcaggacagagctggaagCGTTCTGCAATGGGAAATTTCAGGGCAGAGGAGTAATCCCTGAGGCTTGGCAGAGAATTACCAAGCAGGAAGCACTGTCTGAGCTGGACAGGCTTTAGGCCACATCCATGGGAAGGAAGAACCACAGTGGCTTTGCAGTTTAGGATAACTTGGTACCAGGCTCTCCACAAAATGCAGTTACAGTAACAATGCTCTCAAGCCCAATGAACACGATGGTACCCAATTGTTCCCTAATTTGGTGAAACAAGGCACATTGCTGCAGCCCTCACTCAGTAACCTCCTTGCTTAATGAGAAAGCCAGAATCCTCCTGCCTTCTTGCCATAAACATTTCCCTTTGCTTTGACCTAGAGCCAAACCAAATCTCTCATTGGGGTAATAGACCTCATGGCCAATCCTGAGCCCAAGTGCCAGGGCAAGGGCAAAGGCAGCAATCAAAGCATCCCCTGGCTCAGGTGCTGTGAGACAAGAAAGGACACTTCCCCAGAGGCAGTTTTCCTGCAACAAGGAGGTGTCCTGCTCAGAGAAAGGGCTGTGGGACCTGAGGCCAGCTCCATGCTGGGCTGCTTGGCTTTTGGGTGtcatccttccctccctcatTGCAGCCTCCTGGATCAACTGAGGCTGTTCTCCAGCAAAAGCTGTTGTGTCCCTGGGCTCAGGAAAGCAGTGACACAACCgccccagggctcaggcagTGCTTTCACTCCCTGTCTCCCagtctggggggggggggggggggggggggggggggggggggggggggggggggggggggggggggggggggggggggggggggggggggggggggggggggggggggggggggggggggggggggggggggggggggggggggggggggggggggggggggggggggggggggggggggggggggggggggggggggggggggggggggggggggggggggggggggggggggggggggggggggggggggggggggggggggggggggggggggggggggggggggggggggggggggggggggggggggggggggggggggggggggggggggggggggggggggggggggggggggggggggggggggggggggggggggggggggggggggggggggggggggggggggggggggggggggggggggggggggggggggggggggggggggggggggggggggggggggggggggggggggggggggggggggggggggggggggggggggggggggggggggggggggggggggggggggggggggggggggggggggggggggggggggggggggggggggggggggggggggggggggggggggggggggggggggggggggggggggggggggggggggggggggggggggggggggggggggggggggctgggctgctTGGCTTTTGGGTGtcatccttccctccctcatTGCAGCCTCCTGGATCAACTGAGGCTgttctccagcaggagctgttgtGTCCCTGGGCTCAGGAAAGCAGTGACACAACCgccccagggctcaggcagTGCTTTCACTCCCTGTCTCCCaggtgctgtgtctgtgcccagggcagctgctcctgctcaggtgcctggggctgctgcccttccctccagcccccagccccagcaggagctgctcctgcccttggcCTTGCTGCTGAGCAAAAGCCTTTGGAGTGCCCCATGTGCAGAATCCTGTGTGCCAGCACCTTCCTCAGCAGCCCTcggggcagtgctggtgctgtccAGGCAGGCTGGTGGCACCCGAGCCGTGCTCTGCAGAAGGTGGCaccagctggctctgccccagggaggTGTGAGGGGCTtttgctgtgcaggtgctgcaaCCCTGCTGGGAAAGCCAGGGCCAAGCCCTCCTGGAGAGCTGGCTGAAGGGCTGCTTCAGCCTCAtcccctgcaggctctgctaATAAAGGAGTTGATTTggactctgctgctctgtgtctccTTTGTGTTCaggggagccacagctggggctgacTCATGCTGAATGTGCTGCAGATAGGCAGGGGGCAgaggggtggcactgagggagGGGGTTTGGCAGCAGAGACTCTGCTCCATTCAGGGTCGCTGCTCTAGGAGTGGCTTCActgtgtgcagggagagcagagagggcagGAAGCCCC
The sequence above is drawn from the Ficedula albicollis isolate OC2 unplaced genomic scaffold, FicAlb1.5 N00751, whole genome shotgun sequence genome and encodes:
- the LOC107604467 gene encoding interferon-induced very large GTPase 1-like, which encodes MLKKFLDSSLNRLYRSILSAVSLSTQIVKDREDREDKISLWLDEFCRELAEVINLPRSDLKAIEHQEVTDIEFLSSVMAEGLAAVKDRIKAEFTDADLSSFSRQPHTILAEHFSGCWEQCPFCGAVCTNTMRDHDGDHQLVFHRPQALREFTWYKPFLFFWMYNSHELVIDICSSSVASNCKFRFRNGPWIPFRKYRDAGPPVSNWRILPDSSMQAYWKWFVSRFRTELEAFCNGKFQGRGVIPEAWQRITKQEALSELDRL